One Burkholderia pyrrocinia DNA segment encodes these proteins:
- a CDS encoding MerR family transcriptional regulator → MSKQTHSTPDEAAADSRNEYTVDELARVSDTTVRNVRAYQDRGLLAPPEKRGRVGIYDDTHVARLKLINHLLARGYTLSNIQDLIKAIDEGHDLRSILGLENAIGGRWSHELPKTYSLAALAQMFGPQATTQLSRVTELGLLERRGLSFVAKSPALLEAAAAMTKEGIPPRELLDVISLARPHFDAIARLLVDLVVKRLDRYDAGTLPPATDVPELVDAIWRLRPLAAVFVEGETNRALETAASAYLGGRVATILDKKLSDDEAARQAGTPDTPDRQGDGDKA, encoded by the coding sequence ATGTCAAAACAGACTCATTCCACCCCCGACGAGGCCGCGGCGGATTCCCGCAACGAGTACACGGTCGACGAACTGGCGCGCGTGTCCGACACGACCGTGCGCAACGTCCGCGCATACCAGGATCGCGGCCTGCTCGCGCCGCCCGAGAAGCGCGGGCGCGTCGGCATCTACGACGACACGCACGTCGCGCGCCTGAAGCTGATCAACCACCTGCTCGCGCGCGGCTACACGCTGTCGAACATCCAGGACCTGATCAAGGCGATCGACGAAGGCCACGACCTGCGTTCGATCCTCGGCCTCGAAAACGCGATCGGCGGCCGCTGGTCGCACGAACTGCCGAAAACCTATTCGCTCGCCGCGCTCGCGCAGATGTTCGGCCCGCAGGCGACCACGCAGCTTTCGCGCGTGACCGAGCTCGGCCTGCTCGAACGGCGCGGCCTGTCGTTCGTCGCGAAGAGCCCCGCGCTGCTCGAGGCGGCGGCCGCGATGACGAAGGAAGGGATCCCGCCGCGCGAGCTGCTCGACGTGATCAGCCTCGCGCGGCCGCACTTCGACGCGATCGCGCGGCTGCTCGTCGATCTCGTCGTGAAGCGGCTCGACCGCTACGACGCCGGCACGCTGCCGCCAGCCACCGACGTGCCCGAACTGGTCGACGCGATCTGGCGCCTGCGCCCGCTCGCGGCCGTGTTCGTCGAAGGCGAGACGAACCGCGCACTCGAAACCGCGGCGAGCGCCTATCTCGGCGGCCGCGTCGCGACGATCCTCGACAAGAAGCTCAGCGACGACGAGGCCGCACGGCAGGCCGGCACGCCCGATACACCCGACAGGCAAGGCGACGGCGACAAAGCATAG
- a CDS encoding GNAT family N-acetyltransferase yields MSATPAACIVRDATDADLAAIHAIYAHHVRHSVASFEETPPDAAELRARRDAVLRHGLPYLVAQCDGRVAGYAYATPYRTRSAYRFTIEDSIYIDDAQRGRGIGRALLAALIARCEAGPWRQMIAVIADGGTGGSTSLHRAFGFEPAGMLKAAGFKHGRWIDTALLQRPLGDGALTPPASPEPAASR; encoded by the coding sequence ATGTCCGCCACGCCAGCCGCCTGCATCGTCCGCGACGCGACCGACGCCGATCTCGCCGCCATCCACGCGATCTATGCGCACCACGTCCGCCACAGCGTCGCGTCGTTCGAGGAAACGCCGCCCGACGCCGCCGAGCTGCGCGCGCGCCGCGACGCGGTACTGCGCCACGGGCTGCCGTATCTCGTCGCGCAATGCGACGGCCGCGTGGCCGGCTACGCGTACGCGACGCCTTACCGCACGCGCAGCGCATACCGCTTCACGATCGAGGATTCGATCTACATCGACGATGCGCAGCGCGGGCGCGGGATCGGCCGCGCACTGCTCGCGGCGCTGATCGCGCGCTGCGAGGCCGGCCCGTGGCGGCAGATGATCGCGGTGATCGCCGACGGCGGCACCGGCGGCTCGACGTCGCTGCATCGCGCGTTCGGCTTCGAGCCGGCCGGCATGCTGAAAGCGGCCGGTTTCAAGCACGGCCGCTGGATCGACACGGCGCTGCTGCAGCGGCCGCTCGGCGACGGTGCACTCACGCCCCCCGCCTCGCCCGAGCCTGCCGCGTCGCGCTAG
- a CDS encoding AraC family transcriptional regulator, with product MIPTIRNLHVAREFNPLFLAPRAARYPDFSPAGAGLSDSCETFDKPDEDQYHPFRISRSQEKPMWHDAHPRPAGCAARITPHRRHPMPLTPNAEVLSALYRNCVFRSGLRTDAHAQVSAELAEHALRWKRGVPDAALFKGELNHLSVYALQYGAEVEVAPRPFDGFSLVHTSLAGGAEIECDGHVMGVSEGRTAVLAPRTHIRLRWRAGTRQLIVKVPDSLMRAVSGRPPDDAAPGLAPGFLLPTALASQWDLIAQSLLNVLAVADDGAIRAEWRDHFERSLALFLLVHCPPSPAAALAGPALQARGAPANAGTRGGIRQMDALHEFIHARLCAPISLEDLARAAGVSLRTLNVLCRRYHGATPMELLRNIRLDAARVHLLTDPMTSITDTALTFGFGHLGRFSAYYFSRFDELPRDTQKKRPPN from the coding sequence ATGATTCCCACTATCCGGAATTTGCACGTCGCTCGCGAATTCAATCCGCTTTTTCTCGCGCCGCGCGCCGCGCGCTATCCGGATTTTTCCCCGGCGGGGGCGGGACTATCCGATTCTTGCGAAACTTTCGACAAGCCTGACGAAGATCAATATCATCCTTTCAGGATATCTCGCTCACAAGAGAAACCGATGTGGCACGACGCGCATCCGCGGCCAGCCGGTTGCGCTGCACGAATAACGCCACACAGGAGACACCCCATGCCCCTCACCCCGAATGCGGAAGTGCTGTCCGCGCTGTATCGGAATTGCGTGTTCCGATCCGGCTTGCGCACGGATGCGCACGCGCAGGTCTCGGCGGAACTGGCCGAGCATGCGCTGCGCTGGAAGCGGGGTGTGCCGGACGCGGCGCTTTTCAAGGGAGAACTGAATCATCTGAGCGTCTACGCGCTGCAGTACGGCGCCGAAGTCGAGGTTGCCCCGCGCCCGTTCGACGGTTTTTCGCTCGTCCACACGTCGCTGGCGGGCGGCGCCGAAATCGAGTGCGACGGGCACGTGATGGGTGTATCCGAAGGGCGCACCGCCGTGCTGGCGCCGAGGACGCACATCCGCCTCCGCTGGCGGGCCGGCACCCGGCAACTGATCGTCAAGGTGCCCGATTCGCTGATGCGCGCGGTCTCCGGCCGCCCGCCCGACGACGCGGCGCCCGGCCTCGCGCCGGGATTCCTGTTGCCGACGGCGCTGGCGTCGCAATGGGATCTGATCGCGCAGTCGCTGCTGAACGTGCTCGCCGTTGCCGACGACGGCGCCATCCGGGCCGAATGGCGCGACCACTTCGAACGAAGCCTCGCGCTATTCCTGCTCGTGCATTGCCCGCCCTCACCCGCCGCCGCGCTGGCCGGCCCGGCGCTGCAAGCGCGCGGCGCGCCGGCGAACGCCGGAACGCGCGGCGGCATCCGGCAGATGGATGCGCTGCACGAATTCATCCACGCGCGGCTCTGCGCGCCGATCTCGCTCGAGGATCTCGCCCGGGCGGCCGGCGTCAGCCTGCGGACGCTGAACGTGCTGTGTCGGCGCTATCACGGCGCGACCCCGATGGAGCTGCTGCGCAACATCCGGCTGGACGCCGCGCGCGTGCACTTGCTGACCGACCCGATGACCAGCATCACCGATACGGCGCTGACGTTCGGCTTCGGGCATCTCGGCCGCTTTTCGGCGTACTACTTCTCCCGCTTCGACGAGCTGCCGCGCGACACACAGAAGAAGCGGCCGCCGAACTGA
- a CDS encoding MFS transporter has protein sequence MRQINLQALSDDARLGPLHGVVLFWCALIIVFDGYDLAVAGIALPAIMNEMGVNPAQAGFMVSSALFGMMFGNIVFGTVAERIGRRWAIAICLTLFSVFTAAAGLAPTPALFGAARFLAGIGIGGVMPNVIAHMTEYAPRRMRSTLVTLMFSGYSVGGMLAAVMGKGMIEAYGWQSVFVAAAAPVLLVPLLVKWMPESLPFLIRRGRTDELARIARRLDPAYRPEPGDCYVVPREGNAGNAPVRQLFDDGRGFSTVMFWIACFMCLFMVYALSSWLTRLMASAGYSLGSALTFVLVLNAGAMIGAIGGGWLADRFPIKTVLVSMYLLAAVSITLLGYRMPTALLFVLVGIAGATTIGTQIVNCAYAGQFYPMAIRSTGIGWTLGVGRSGAILAPIVIGLLVGIELPLEQNFMAIGLPALAAAVAVGLIDHRRSASHRGRPASTREQQVAHVEQS, from the coding sequence ATGCGTCAAATCAATCTGCAGGCGCTCTCCGACGATGCGCGGCTGGGCCCGCTGCACGGCGTCGTGCTGTTCTGGTGCGCGCTGATCATCGTGTTCGACGGCTACGACCTCGCCGTGGCCGGTATCGCGCTGCCGGCGATCATGAACGAGATGGGCGTCAATCCGGCGCAGGCCGGTTTCATGGTCAGCTCGGCGCTGTTCGGCATGATGTTCGGCAACATCGTGTTCGGGACCGTCGCCGAGCGCATCGGGCGCCGCTGGGCCATCGCGATCTGCCTGACGTTGTTCAGCGTCTTTACCGCGGCGGCCGGGCTGGCGCCGACGCCGGCGCTGTTCGGTGCGGCCCGCTTCCTGGCGGGCATCGGCATCGGCGGCGTGATGCCGAACGTGATTGCCCACATGACCGAGTACGCACCGCGCCGCATGCGCAGCACACTGGTGACGCTGATGTTCAGCGGCTATTCCGTCGGCGGCATGCTGGCGGCGGTCATGGGCAAGGGGATGATCGAGGCATACGGGTGGCAGTCCGTGTTCGTCGCGGCGGCCGCGCCGGTGCTGCTCGTCCCGCTGCTCGTGAAATGGATGCCGGAATCGCTGCCGTTCCTGATCCGGCGCGGCAGGACCGACGAGCTCGCGCGCATCGCGCGCCGGCTCGATCCGGCGTACCGGCCCGAACCGGGCGACTGCTATGTCGTCCCGCGCGAGGGCAACGCGGGCAACGCGCCGGTTCGCCAGTTGTTCGACGACGGTCGCGGATTCAGCACGGTCATGTTCTGGATCGCCTGCTTCATGTGCCTGTTCATGGTGTATGCGCTCAGCTCGTGGCTGACCCGGCTGATGGCGAGCGCCGGCTACAGCCTCGGCTCCGCGCTGACGTTCGTGCTGGTGCTGAACGCCGGCGCGATGATCGGCGCGATCGGCGGCGGCTGGCTGGCCGATCGCTTTCCGATCAAGACGGTACTCGTGTCGATGTATCTGCTCGCCGCGGTGTCGATCACGCTGCTCGGCTACCGGATGCCGACCGCGCTGCTGTTCGTGCTGGTCGGCATCGCGGGCGCAACGACCATCGGCACGCAGATCGTCAATTGCGCGTATGCGGGGCAGTTCTACCCGATGGCGATCCGCTCGACCGGCATCGGCTGGACGTTGGGCGTGGGTCGCAGCGGCGCGATCCTGGCGCCGATCGTCATCGGTTTGCTGGTCGGCATCGAACTGCCGCTGGAACAGAACTTCATGGCGATCGGCCTGCCCGCGCTGGCGGCGGCCGTCGCGGTCGGCCTGATCGATCATCGTCGCTCGGCGTCGCATCGCGGCCGTCCGGCTTCCACACGCGAGCAGCAGGTGGCGCATGTCGAACAATCCTGA
- a CDS encoding porin, with product MVKGRALAWALTATSGLAHAQDGVTLYGIVDTGISYYNHAAKGGAAVGIPHLTGEVPSRWGVRGTEDLGGGYRAFFVLENGFQPGTGGFNYGGRLFGRQANVGLSSDAGTLTLGRQMNMTAYALANADVIGPSIHSPSSFDAYLPNARSDNAIGYLGKFRGLTLGGTYSFGRDAAGPAGPSATGCAGQVPGNPLACRQYTLLVAYDAPRFGVAASYDVKRGGAGAAAPLDSSAHTSTHSVVDGYAAMGRAKLGAGWIRNNVAAATHLQTDIFFAGVTYTLTPAVSFDAQGTRYLQRGPARNANATLLVGRANHQLSKRTRVYTSVGYMLNSATAAKAVAAGGTVDMGRNQLGIMAGLQQRF from the coding sequence ATGGTGAAGGGGCGTGCGCTCGCATGGGCGCTGACGGCGACATCGGGCCTTGCGCATGCGCAAGACGGCGTGACGCTGTACGGCATCGTCGATACCGGTATTTCGTACTACAACCATGCGGCGAAGGGCGGGGCTGCGGTGGGCATCCCGCACCTGACCGGCGAAGTACCGTCGCGGTGGGGCGTGAGGGGTACCGAAGACCTGGGCGGCGGCTACCGGGCGTTCTTCGTGCTGGAAAACGGCTTCCAGCCCGGCACGGGCGGGTTCAATTACGGCGGGCGGCTGTTCGGCCGGCAGGCGAACGTGGGGCTGAGCAGCGATGCCGGAACGCTCACGCTCGGCAGGCAAATGAACATGACGGCCTATGCGCTTGCCAACGCCGACGTGATCGGGCCGTCGATTCATTCGCCGAGCAGCTTCGACGCGTATCTGCCGAATGCGCGCAGCGACAACGCGATCGGCTATCTGGGCAAGTTCCGCGGGCTCACGCTCGGCGGCACCTACAGCTTCGGCCGCGACGCCGCCGGGCCGGCCGGGCCCTCGGCCACCGGCTGCGCGGGGCAGGTGCCGGGAAATCCGCTCGCGTGCCGGCAATATACGCTGCTGGTCGCATACGATGCGCCGCGCTTCGGCGTCGCGGCGTCCTACGACGTGAAGCGCGGCGGGGCGGGCGCAGCGGCGCCGCTCGACAGCAGCGCCCATACGAGCACGCACAGCGTCGTCGACGGCTACGCGGCGATGGGGCGCGCGAAGCTCGGCGCGGGATGGATCCGGAACAACGTTGCGGCGGCCACCCATTTGCAGACCGACATCTTCTTCGCCGGCGTTACCTATACGCTGACCCCGGCGGTATCGTTCGACGCGCAAGGCACGCGCTATCTGCAACGCGGGCCCGCGCGCAACGCGAACGCGACGCTGCTGGTCGGGCGCGCCAACCATCAGCTGTCCAAGCGGACGCGCGTCTACACGTCGGTCGGCTACATGCTGAACAGCGCGACGGCCGCCAAGGCGGTCGCCGCTGGCGGGACGGTCGACATGGGGCGGAACCAGCTGGGGATCATGGCCGGGCTGCAGCAGCGGTTCTGA
- a CDS encoding LysR family transcriptional regulator: MSWDDIRTFLAVMRGGSLSAAARALQVQHSTIARRIDALESALGIRLFDRLPRGWPPTDEGLHLAEHAARLEADAHAFARAAQGAAALDGVVRVSASPVFASHFLAPRLARAQRAWPALRIDLMGEMHAANLYAREADLAVRLSRPSEPGLAARRLGTMRFALCASPEWADAPPDTWPFVGYDDALAQTPQQQWLERFAAGRRFAFVANDLAAQHRACAAGAGVALLPRFLVDDPAAHAGAPLIELTAAPRCDIEREIWLVVHPDVRRSPRVQRVADAIADAVRAADGRL, translated from the coding sequence ATGAGCTGGGACGACATCCGCACCTTCCTCGCGGTGATGCGCGGCGGCAGCCTGTCGGCCGCCGCACGCGCGCTGCAGGTCCAGCATTCGACGATCGCGCGGCGCATCGACGCGCTGGAGTCCGCGCTCGGCATCCGGCTGTTCGACCGGCTGCCGCGCGGCTGGCCGCCGACCGACGAAGGGCTGCACCTCGCCGAGCACGCCGCGCGCCTCGAAGCCGACGCTCATGCGTTCGCGCGCGCCGCGCAGGGCGCGGCAGCGCTCGACGGCGTCGTGCGCGTGTCGGCGTCGCCGGTGTTCGCCAGCCATTTCCTCGCACCGCGCCTTGCCCGCGCGCAGCGCGCATGGCCGGCGCTGCGGATCGACCTGATGGGCGAAATGCATGCGGCGAACCTGTACGCACGCGAAGCCGATCTCGCGGTGCGGCTGTCGCGGCCGAGCGAGCCGGGCCTCGCCGCGCGCCGACTCGGCACGATGCGCTTCGCGCTGTGTGCGTCGCCGGAATGGGCGGATGCGCCGCCCGACACCTGGCCGTTCGTCGGCTACGACGACGCGCTCGCGCAAACGCCGCAGCAGCAATGGCTCGAACGCTTCGCGGCCGGGCGCCGTTTCGCGTTCGTCGCGAACGACCTCGCGGCGCAGCATCGCGCGTGCGCGGCGGGGGCCGGCGTCGCGTTGCTGCCGAGATTTCTCGTCGACGATCCGGCCGCGCACGCCGGTGCGCCGCTCATCGAGCTGACGGCCGCGCCGCGTTGTGACATCGAGCGCGAGATCTGGCTCGTCGTCCACCCGGACGTGCGCCGGTCACCGCGCGTGCAGCGCGTCGCCGACGCGATCGCCGACGCGGTTCGCGCAGCGGACGGCCGGCTCTGA
- a CDS encoding quinone oxidoreductase family protein, which yields MTQTATAIRIGIDRYGDAGVLRRVDAPVAPPGAGEVRIRQTAVGVNFVDIYFRSGAHALPALPDALGVEAAGVIDAVGPGVTDLVPGQRVAYAGMPTGSYASLRTMPAGRVVPIPDGLSDDAVAAGLLKGITVYMLLHRVRQVGAGDTVLVHAAAGGVGLLATQWARALGARVIGTVGSATKAALVRAHGADAVVDYREEDFVAAARAFGGGAGVDYAIDGIGGDVLTRTLGAIRPFGMVASIGQVAAIGARQTFDLDELGPARSIALARPSVLGFIARDVAGYREAARATLDRLAGGMHVEIGARLPLEQAADAHRLLESRATTGAVVLVP from the coding sequence ATGACCCAAACTGCCACCGCCATCCGGATCGGGATCGACCGCTACGGCGACGCCGGCGTGCTGCGCCGCGTCGATGCGCCCGTCGCGCCGCCCGGCGCCGGCGAGGTGCGGATTCGCCAGACCGCCGTCGGCGTGAATTTCGTCGACATCTATTTCAGGTCGGGGGCGCACGCATTGCCCGCGCTGCCGGACGCGCTCGGCGTCGAGGCGGCCGGCGTGATCGACGCGGTCGGGCCCGGCGTGACGGATCTCGTGCCGGGCCAGCGCGTCGCGTATGCGGGCATGCCGACCGGCAGTTATGCGAGCCTGCGGACGATGCCGGCCGGGCGCGTGGTGCCGATACCCGACGGCCTGAGCGACGACGCAGTCGCCGCCGGGCTGCTGAAAGGGATTACCGTTTACATGCTGCTGCATCGCGTCCGGCAGGTCGGCGCCGGCGACACGGTGCTCGTGCATGCGGCGGCCGGCGGCGTCGGGCTGCTTGCGACGCAGTGGGCGCGCGCGCTCGGTGCGCGGGTGATCGGCACGGTTGGGTCGGCCACGAAAGCCGCGCTCGTGCGCGCGCATGGCGCCGATGCGGTCGTCGATTATCGCGAGGAGGATTTCGTTGCGGCCGCGCGCGCGTTCGGCGGCGGCGCGGGTGTCGATTACGCGATCGACGGGATCGGCGGCGACGTGCTGACGCGCACGCTCGGCGCGATCCGGCCGTTCGGGATGGTCGCGAGCATCGGGCAGGTTGCCGCGATCGGTGCTCGGCAGACGTTCGATCTCGACGAACTGGGGCCGGCCCGTTCGATTGCGCTCGCGCGGCCGAGCGTGCTCGGCTTCATCGCGCGCGACGTGGCCGGATATCGGGAAGCCGCACGCGCGACGCTCGACCGGCTGGCTGGCGGGATGCACGTCGAGATCGGCGCGCGGCTGCCGCTCGAACAGGCGGCCGATGCGCACCGGTTGCTGGAGTCGCGGGCAACGACGGGGGCGGTGGTGCTGGTGCCGTAA
- a CDS encoding MDR family MFS transporter: MTTDTLLTPPAAETARRDAPTGLIVAALLLVMLLSALDQTIVSTALPTIVGELGGLDQLSWVVTAYLLSSTVVLPLYGKLGDLYGRKIVLQAAIVLFLAGSALCGVAQDMTQLIVLRALQGLGGGGLMVVTMAAIGDLVPPDRRARYQGMFGGVYGLATIVGPLLGGFLVEHLSWRWIFTINLPLGFLALAVIGIAFRPHTAHVKHRIDYMGAAFLATALTCVILFTSEGGSLLPWTSPQLWMTLVLGLVAIGGFIYEERLAAEPIIPLELFRHRTFVLVSLIGFVVGTALFGSVTFIPLYLQVVKGSTPSQAGMQLLPMMGGMLAMSVISGRLISRLGSYRMFPIAGTLIGGIALALLSTLSLDTPLHTMYAYMALLGIGLGMVMPVLTLAVQNTVEFRHMGVATSGATLFRSIGSSIGVAAFGALFSHGLQARMLQALPAGTELPPALGPGAVHQLPDAVRDAYLHAFAGSLHVVYLAAATVVAVAFVLAWFVEDAPLRKHN; this comes from the coding sequence ATGACAACCGATACCCTCCTTACTCCGCCGGCCGCCGAAACGGCCCGCCGCGACGCGCCGACCGGGCTGATCGTCGCCGCGCTGCTGCTCGTCATGCTGCTGTCCGCGCTCGACCAGACGATCGTGTCGACCGCGCTGCCGACGATCGTCGGCGAGCTCGGCGGGCTCGACCAGTTGTCGTGGGTCGTCACCGCGTACCTGCTGTCGTCCACCGTCGTGCTGCCGCTGTACGGCAAGCTCGGCGACCTGTACGGCCGCAAGATCGTGCTGCAGGCCGCGATCGTGCTGTTCCTCGCCGGCTCCGCGCTGTGCGGCGTCGCGCAGGACATGACGCAACTGATCGTGCTGCGCGCGCTGCAGGGGCTTGGCGGCGGCGGCCTGATGGTCGTCACGATGGCCGCGATCGGCGATCTGGTCCCGCCCGATCGCCGGGCGCGCTACCAGGGGATGTTCGGCGGCGTCTACGGCCTCGCGACGATCGTCGGCCCGCTGCTCGGCGGCTTCCTGGTCGAGCACCTGTCGTGGCGCTGGATCTTCACGATCAACCTGCCGCTCGGCTTTCTCGCGCTCGCGGTGATCGGCATCGCGTTCCGGCCGCACACCGCGCACGTGAAGCACCGGATCGACTACATGGGCGCCGCGTTCCTCGCGACCGCCCTCACCTGCGTGATCCTGTTCACGAGCGAAGGCGGCTCGCTGCTGCCGTGGACGTCGCCGCAACTGTGGATGACGCTCGTGCTCGGCCTCGTCGCGATCGGCGGCTTCATCTACGAAGAACGGCTCGCGGCCGAGCCGATCATCCCGCTCGAACTGTTCCGCCATCGCACCTTCGTGCTGGTCAGCCTGATCGGCTTCGTGGTCGGCACCGCGCTGTTCGGCTCGGTCACGTTCATTCCGCTCTATCTGCAGGTCGTGAAGGGCTCGACGCCGTCGCAGGCCGGGATGCAGTTGCTGCCGATGATGGGCGGGATGCTCGCGATGTCGGTCATCAGCGGCCGGCTGATCTCGCGGCTCGGCTCGTACCGGATGTTTCCGATCGCGGGCACGCTGATCGGCGGGATCGCGCTGGCGCTGCTGTCGACGCTGTCGCTCGATACGCCGCTGCATACGATGTACGCCTACATGGCGCTGCTCGGGATCGGTCTCGGGATGGTGATGCCCGTGCTCACGCTCGCGGTGCAGAACACGGTCGAGTTCCGGCACATGGGCGTCGCGACATCGGGCGCGACGCTGTTCCGCTCGATCGGCAGCTCGATCGGCGTCGCGGCGTTCGGCGCGCTGTTCTCGCACGGGCTGCAGGCGCGGATGCTGCAGGCGCTGCCGGCCGGTACGGAGCTGCCGCCCGCGCTCGGCCCCGGCGCCGTGCACCAGTTGCCGGATGCGGTGCGCGATGCGTACCTGCATGCATTCGCGGGCTCGCTGCACGTCGTGTATCTCGCGGCGGCCACCGTGGTCGCGGTCGCGTTCGTGCTCGCGTGGTTCGTCGAGGATGCGCCGCTGCGCAAGCACAACTGA
- a CDS encoding methyl-accepting chemotaxis protein produces the protein MNLNALFSRFSIRTRIFSTLGLVAVLLVVSGLIGLAGMQSSNRALDEAYTQQLAAKTALSAASLNLTIVRTTLDRALLHPEAPDVPDLVKKAENYLAKADTAWRSYAAMPHDGDEGPLASRLDAARQALIGQALKPLIDAIRDGRRDEADRLLMAVAPPLSVALTQATDALDTYQAARGKDVYDTAQTYYGWMRAGAIAGIAFGLAACVGCAIGLHYAITQPVNRLLSHFRRLSDGDLTSEVRWSSRDEMAELVKGVTGMQRSLADTVRQVSQGSEAISTATHQIAAGNTDLSQRTEEQASALQETAASMEQLTATVKQNADHALEAQACADSASEIAMRGATVVGEVIGTMNEIDHSSQKVADIIGTIEGIAFQTNILALNAAVEAARAGEQGRGFAVVAGEVRTLAQRSASAAKEIRTLIGESVERVANGSRLVGVAGTTMQDIQQAIGRVTGIMTEIAAASSEQRDGIEQVNRAVSQMDQVSQQNAALVEQAAAAAASLEEQADGLRRAVGAFRVA, from the coding sequence ATGAACCTGAACGCCCTGTTTTCCCGTTTCTCGATCCGTACGCGGATCTTCTCCACGCTCGGTCTCGTCGCCGTGCTGCTCGTCGTGTCGGGGCTGATCGGCCTCGCCGGCATGCAGAGCTCGAACCGCGCGCTCGACGAGGCCTATACGCAGCAACTGGCTGCGAAGACCGCGTTGTCTGCGGCGAGCCTGAACCTGACGATCGTGCGTACGACGCTCGACCGCGCACTGCTGCATCCGGAAGCGCCAGACGTGCCCGATCTCGTCAAGAAGGCCGAGAACTATCTCGCGAAGGCCGACACCGCGTGGCGCAGCTACGCGGCGATGCCGCACGACGGCGACGAAGGCCCGCTCGCGAGCCGTCTCGACGCCGCGCGCCAGGCGCTGATCGGGCAGGCGCTGAAGCCGCTGATCGACGCGATCCGCGACGGCCGGCGCGACGAGGCCGACCGCTTGCTGATGGCGGTCGCGCCGCCGCTGTCGGTCGCGCTCACGCAGGCGACCGATGCGCTCGATACGTACCAGGCGGCGCGCGGCAAGGATGTCTACGACACCGCGCAGACCTATTACGGCTGGATGCGCGCAGGCGCGATCGCGGGTATCGCGTTCGGCCTGGCCGCCTGCGTCGGCTGCGCGATCGGCCTGCATTACGCGATCACGCAGCCCGTGAACCGGTTGCTGTCGCATTTCCGCCGCCTGTCGGACGGCGACCTGACGTCGGAAGTGCGCTGGTCGTCGCGCGACGAGATGGCCGAGCTGGTCAAGGGCGTGACGGGCATGCAGCGCAGCCTCGCGGATACGGTGCGCCAGGTCAGCCAGGGTTCCGAAGCGATCTCGACGGCGACGCACCAGATCGCGGCCGGCAATACCGACCTGTCGCAGCGCACCGAGGAACAGGCGTCCGCGCTGCAGGAAACGGCCGCGAGCATGGAGCAACTGACGGCGACCGTGAAGCAGAACGCCGATCATGCGCTCGAGGCGCAGGCCTGCGCGGACAGCGCGAGCGAGATCGCGATGCGCGGCGCGACGGTGGTCGGCGAGGTGATCGGCACGATGAACGAGATCGACCACAGCTCGCAGAAGGTCGCCGACATCATCGGCACGATCGAAGGCATCGCGTTCCAGACCAACATCCTCGCGCTGAACGCGGCGGTCGAAGCCGCACGCGCAGGCGAGCAGGGCCGTGGCTTCGCGGTGGTAGCGGGCGAGGTTCGCACGCTCGCGCAACGCTCGGCGTCCGCGGCGAAGGAAATCCGCACGCTGATCGGCGAATCGGTCGAGCGCGTCGCGAACGGCTCGCGGCTCGTCGGTGTGGCCGGCACGACGATGCAGGACATCCAGCAGGCGATCGGGCGCGTGACGGGGATCATGACGGAGATCGCGGCCGCATCGAGCGAACAGCGCGACGGGATCGAGCAGGTGAATCGCGCGGTGTCGCAGATGGACCAGGTGTCGCAGCAGAATGCGGCGCTCGTCGAACAGGCCGCGGCTGCGGCGGCGTCGCTGGAAGAGCAGGCGGACGGGTTGCGTCGCGCGGTGGGGGCGTTCCGGGTGGCGTGA